A genomic segment from uncultured Marinifilum sp. encodes:
- a CDS encoding DUF4956 domain-containing protein: MLDLLQITDTIQNAIPAVSEVTSWEEELRFLGIKIINVGDFTELIVRFIFNTALIFAVTHGMYAKNSSRKDFYFSYLAIGVIVFLLCFLLNSVKLELGFALGLFAIFGIIRYRTDAIPIKEMTYLFIIIGISVMNALSNKKVSYAELMLTNTLIIAGLWFLEKRLMLKQEKSIKLIYEKIENVNTENHEAMMTDFQERTGINISRFEIEKIDFLRDVAEITLYYNVNGQNK; encoded by the coding sequence ATGCTAGACTTACTACAAATTACCGACACCATACAAAATGCAATTCCGGCCGTTAGCGAAGTAACTTCGTGGGAAGAAGAACTGCGATTCTTAGGAATCAAAATCATTAATGTAGGCGATTTTACCGAACTCATCGTCCGATTTATTTTTAACACAGCACTTATTTTTGCGGTAACACACGGCATGTATGCTAAAAACAGCAGCCGAAAAGATTTTTATTTCAGTTACCTGGCCATTGGAGTTATCGTATTTCTACTTTGCTTCTTGTTAAATAGTGTAAAACTAGAATTGGGATTTGCCCTGGGTTTATTTGCCATTTTTGGAATTATCCGTTACCGAACCGATGCCATTCCCATAAAGGAAATGACCTATCTGTTTATCATCATTGGTATATCAGTAATGAATGCCCTTTCGAACAAAAAGGTAAGCTATGCCGAGTTGATGTTGACCAACACCCTAATTATTGCCGGTCTTTGGTTCCTAGAAAAAAGACTCATGCTAAAGCAGGAAAAATCGATTAAACTGATTTACGAGAAAATTGAAAATGTAAATACTGAAAATCATGAAGCCATGATGACCGACTTTCAGGAAAGAACAGGCATTAACATCAGCAGATTCGAAATTGAGAAGATCGATTTCCTGAGAGATGTAGCTGAAATAACCCTTTACTACAATGTAAACGGACAAAACAAATAA
- a CDS encoding DUF2490 domain-containing protein: protein MKKYIIITHSLILLLLIMVFPVKAQEVENDFQARTSLSLSTKLSKKLKLSFSPELRFDDSFSIDKTVLEGAASYKLIKNLSLGAAYRFYSNKRETKSTEYYSRYDLSLKYKKSFNRFEPSLKVSYANYSDDDAESDVLRYKAAVEYDIKKSKFTPYAGLEAFQETSNSELLKMRYFVGSDYKINKKNYININYKFDYFQNEYKNKHIVSIGYKLKF from the coding sequence ATGAAAAAATACATCATAATTACCCACAGCCTTATTCTATTGCTTTTGATAATGGTTTTTCCGGTAAAAGCCCAGGAAGTAGAGAATGATTTTCAGGCCAGAACTTCACTTAGCCTGAGTACAAAACTATCGAAGAAACTAAAACTAAGTTTCAGTCCTGAATTGCGATTCGACGACAGCTTTAGTATCGACAAAACAGTTTTGGAAGGAGCCGCATCCTACAAATTAATCAAGAACCTGTCATTGGGAGCCGCTTACCGTTTCTACTCCAACAAAAGAGAAACAAAAAGCACCGAATACTACAGCAGATATGATCTTAGCCTGAAGTACAAAAAATCGTTCAATCGATTCGAACCTTCGCTAAAAGTAAGCTATGCCAACTATTCCGACGACGATGCAGAAAGTGATGTACTGCGCTACAAAGCTGCTGTGGAATACGACATTAAAAAAAGCAAATTTACTCCTTATGCAGGATTAGAAGCCTTTCAGGAAACAAGCAATAGCGAATTGCTAAAAATGCGCTATTTCGTTGGTTCTGATTACAAAATCAATAAGAAAAACTATATCAATATTAATTACAAGTTCGACTATTTTCAGAACGAATACAAAAACAAACACATTGTTAGCATTGGCTATAAACTAAAATTTTAA
- a CDS encoding CotH kinase family protein, whose product MKNKYIYLLAILMATSFACRDDESVEEVTEEEITEEEEEVVVDTETYPDWTELTHSNDAELDYNTVFNQNEVLRFDIKIDSDDWSDMQSDLSSNLSSNSRPGQTTSSDFDPIWVPCTFSFNDTDWYHVGIRYKGNSSLQSAYQSGNKKLSFKLDFDEFEDDYPSLKNQRFYGFKQLNLNNNFDDESLMREKVGADLFREFGLASAQTTFCIVYVDNGSGSQYYGVYTLVEEVDDTVIETQFTDDSGNLYKPDGDAASFAQGTYDEDEMEKKTNEDEADYSDVKSLYTIINSSDRTSDVAQWKTNLESVFNVDGFLKWLAANTVIQNWDTYGNMTHNYFLYNDADSGLLTWIPWDNNEALQDGKQSGALSLSLSEVSSSWPLIKYIVADDEYKATYQEYLQQFINEVFIPSEMSATYESYYNMIKDYAYAEESGYSYISYDSQFDQAVETLKTHAQTRNDAVNSYLN is encoded by the coding sequence ATGAAAAACAAATACATATACCTATTGGCAATTTTAATGGCAACAAGTTTTGCTTGTCGCGATGATGAGTCTGTTGAAGAAGTAACTGAGGAAGAAATAACTGAGGAAGAAGAAGAAGTTGTTGTTGACACAGAAACTTATCCCGACTGGACTGAACTAACTCACAGTAATGATGCAGAACTGGATTACAATACTGTATTCAACCAAAACGAAGTATTGCGTTTCGATATTAAAATAGACTCAGACGATTGGTCGGATATGCAATCCGATTTATCCTCGAACCTTAGCAGCAATTCGAGACCCGGGCAAACTACAAGCAGTGATTTCGATCCTATTTGGGTACCTTGTACATTCTCTTTTAATGATACCGATTGGTACCATGTAGGCATCCGTTACAAAGGAAATTCAAGTTTGCAGTCGGCTTATCAATCAGGAAATAAAAAACTCTCTTTTAAATTGGATTTCGACGAGTTCGAAGATGATTATCCATCATTAAAAAATCAGCGTTTTTACGGATTTAAACAATTAAATCTAAACAACAATTTCGATGATGAATCATTAATGAGAGAAAAAGTAGGTGCCGATTTATTTCGCGAATTCGGTTTGGCATCAGCACAAACTACTTTTTGTATCGTGTATGTTGACAACGGTTCTGGCTCACAATATTATGGAGTTTATACTTTAGTTGAAGAGGTTGATGATACCGTAATAGAAACACAGTTTACCGACGACAGCGGCAACCTTTACAAACCCGATGGAGATGCAGCTTCTTTTGCTCAAGGCACTTACGACGAGGATGAAATGGAAAAGAAAACCAACGAAGACGAAGCCGATTATTCCGACGTAAAATCTTTATACACCATTATTAACAGCAGCGACAGAACCAGCGATGTGGCACAATGGAAAACCAATTTGGAATCGGTATTTAATGTTGATGGATTTTTAAAATGGCTGGCTGCCAATACAGTCATTCAAAACTGGGATACCTATGGTAACATGACCCACAACTATTTTCTTTACAACGATGCCGATAGCGGTCTGCTAACCTGGATTCCCTGGGACAACAATGAAGCTTTGCAGGATGGGAAACAAAGTGGTGCATTAAGCCTTTCGCTTAGCGAAGTAAGCTCCAGCTGGCCTTTAATTAAATACATTGTAGCCGACGATGAGTACAAAGCAACATATCAGGAGTACTTACAACAATTTATTAATGAAGTATTTATTCCATCGGAAATGAGTGCCACCTATGAAAGCTATTACAATATGATTAAAGATTATGCTTATGCCGAAGAATCGGGATACTCTTACATTAGTTACGATTCTCAGTTCGATCAGGCAGTGGAAACTCTAAAAACACACGCACAAACAAGAAACGATGCTGTAAATTCTTATCTAAATTAA
- a CDS encoding carbohydrate-binding domain-containing protein encodes MKIKTILYLLTLCLVLSTYTSCSRDAEEEELSESYSGEDNTEDSVDSGDGEEYSSDVHDQEEDYIWNSEDVISIVLNGSSISCESDQVDINESVATIKAAGSYSISGSLSDGQIMVDSDDEEIVRLILNGAEINCSNNPAIYIKNAEKAMIVLASGTSNTVSDGASYADEDCNAAIYSEDDLSIYGEGSLVVNGNYNDAITGKDGLIITSGNITVNAVDDGIRGKDYLIIYDGTINITSDGDGLKSDNEEYSTAGYISIAKASIEVNALGDAITAETNVTIYSGNLTLTSGNGSTFSTGTDSSKGIKAGSAIEIIGGNIKVNSADDAIHSDGSIKIQDVTLEISSADDGIHAETDLNIISGYIDISDSYEGIESAEGSITIDNGEIYIVSSDDGINVAAGGGTSGRTKSTSSCALNIYDGLIVVDAGGDGLDSNDDINMSDGTVIVSGSTASSNSALDYDGTYSMSGGLMAATGTKNMAEAPSSSSTQYSVLINFSNTQSAETMIHIVNTNGEEVLSLSPVKAYQSLAFSSPKLEKGESYEIYLGGNYLDGSEENGLYSGGNYIEGSKYTSFTISSNVTNVY; translated from the coding sequence ATGAAAATCAAAACAATACTATATTTATTAACTCTCTGCTTAGTTCTATCAACTTACACATCATGTAGTAGGGATGCGGAAGAAGAAGAATTAAGCGAGAGTTATTCTGGAGAAGACAACACCGAAGATAGTGTTGACAGTGGAGATGGTGAAGAATACTCCAGTGATGTTCACGACCAAGAAGAAGATTATATATGGAACAGTGAAGATGTAATTTCTATTGTTTTGAACGGATCCTCCATTTCCTGCGAATCGGATCAGGTAGATATCAACGAAAGTGTGGCTACAATTAAAGCGGCAGGATCCTACTCCATCAGCGGAAGCTTATCCGACGGACAAATAATGGTTGATTCGGATGATGAAGAAATTGTAAGACTGATTTTAAACGGAGCAGAAATCAACTGCTCCAACAATCCTGCGATCTACATTAAAAATGCCGAGAAGGCTATGATCGTTCTTGCAAGTGGAACCAGCAACACAGTTAGCGATGGTGCCTCCTATGCCGATGAAGATTGTAATGCTGCCATTTACAGCGAAGACGATCTAAGCATTTACGGAGAAGGTTCTCTTGTGGTGAATGGAAACTACAACGATGCTATCACTGGTAAGGATGGTTTAATCATTACCAGTGGTAATATCACGGTAAACGCTGTTGATGATGGCATTCGTGGAAAAGATTACCTAATTATTTACGATGGAACCATCAATATTACTTCCGATGGAGATGGATTAAAATCGGATAATGAAGAATACAGCACTGCCGGATATATTTCCATTGCGAAAGCAAGCATAGAAGTAAATGCATTGGGCGATGCCATAACGGCCGAAACAAACGTTACCATTTACTCAGGAAATCTTACTCTCACATCGGGAAATGGCAGTACATTTAGTACAGGTACCGATTCTTCGAAAGGAATTAAAGCCGGATCGGCCATTGAAATAATTGGCGGAAATATAAAGGTAAACTCAGCCGACGATGCCATTCATTCCGATGGAAGTATAAAAATTCAGGATGTAACACTTGAAATTTCTTCGGCCGACGATGGAATTCATGCCGAAACAGATCTTAATATTATATCGGGATACATTGATATTAGCGATAGTTACGAAGGAATAGAAAGTGCCGAAGGAAGCATTACAATAGACAATGGCGAAATTTATATTGTTTCGAGCGATGATGGTATTAATGTGGCTGCAGGAGGCGGAACCTCGGGTCGTACAAAATCGACCAGTTCCTGTGCTCTTAATATTTACGACGGCCTTATTGTTGTTGATGCAGGTGGCGATGGTTTAGATTCCAACGACGACATTAACATGAGCGATGGAACTGTAATTGTAAGTGGATCGACAGCCAGCTCGAACAGCGCATTAGATTACGACGGCACTTACTCTATGAGTGGAGGTTTAATGGCTGCTACAGGTACAAAAAACATGGCAGAAGCGCCAAGTTCTTCTTCCACGCAATATTCGGTGCTGATTAATTTCAGTAACACACAATCGGCAGAAACGATGATTCACATTGTGAATACAAACGGAGAAGAAGTACTAAGTTTATCGCCCGTAAAAGCATATCAGTCTCTGGCCTTTTCCTCTCCTAAGCTGGAAAAAGGTGAATCCTACGAAATCTATTTGGGAGGTAACTATCTCGATGGTTCAGAAGAGAATGGATTGTACTCCGGAGGAAATTATATTGAAGGAAGTAAATACACAAGTTTTACCATATCATCTAACGTAACAAATGTCTATTAA
- a CDS encoding carbohydrate-binding family 9-like protein: MNLIMAVKKIGIFSIAFLLLVPALFAQKKLVLGEQELYKAHRNKEKIVVDGNMGEQAWHKAESRSLNYYYKIEKESDKQETIFRMLWDEENLYVFFQCKDRYITARETQRDGAPYYDDCAEIFLIPAPDSLNMHFGFELNLYKTANDFIYLNDICKGEAMVVKAYNPDYKIACSIQGTLNDNSDIDKGWTMEMAIPLSILKGVNFTPVKAGNKWAFLAVRQDRNDAKGERRSTSTIFPIYDISKNVHQPNRFGLVEFVK, from the coding sequence ATGAATTTAATTATGGCGGTAAAAAAAATAGGGATTTTCTCAATAGCTTTTTTGTTGTTAGTACCTGCTTTGTTCGCTCAGAAAAAACTGGTGTTAGGCGAGCAGGAGCTGTATAAAGCACACAGAAATAAAGAGAAAATTGTGGTGGATGGAAATATGGGCGAACAGGCTTGGCACAAGGCAGAGAGCCGTTCGCTTAATTATTATTACAAGATCGAAAAAGAATCGGATAAACAGGAGACAATTTTTCGTATGCTATGGGATGAGGAGAATTTGTATGTATTTTTCCAATGCAAGGATAGGTATATTACTGCTCGCGAAACACAACGCGACGGAGCTCCTTACTACGACGACTGTGCCGAAATATTCCTGATTCCTGCTCCCGATAGCCTGAATATGCACTTTGGTTTTGAACTGAATCTATATAAAACAGCTAACGATTTTATTTATTTGAATGATATCTGCAAAGGTGAAGCCATGGTGGTGAAAGCCTATAATCCCGATTATAAAATAGCATGCTCTATTCAGGGAACTCTCAACGATAATTCGGATATTGATAAAGGCTGGACCATGGAAATGGCTATTCCTCTAAGCATACTTAAAGGAGTTAATTTTACCCCTGTGAAAGCAGGCAATAAATGGGCTTTTCTTGCAGTGCGACAGGATAGAAATGATGCGAAAGGAGAGCGTCGATCAACCTCAACTATTTTTCCAATTTACGATATTAGCAAAAATGTACACCAACCCAACAGATTTGGTTTGGTGGAGTTTGTGAAGTAA
- a CDS encoding family 16 glycosylhydrolase: protein MRFKTITILAFVIGFTGAAYSQDLTIPSKKYVDSVKLENRAKRINTDFPLSDQQNKTGWKKLEKFCDEFNNKKLNEKRWYPNNPGWKGRQPTYFHGSNVNLENGNLVIRVNQHGNEKLPEGFTHSTGFIKSKQKFLYGYFEAEAKLMDAPWVSGFWMTNVSRDWWTEIDICENAPGLYYNRHDLNSNIHVFRAPKDKGDVKKHFSRTKKYYFPKELQKDYHTWGLEWTPEYIRFYIDGILFREAENTHWHQPLEVNFNCESNKWFGALPDNKRLDGKYKVNYFRVWKESKSK, encoded by the coding sequence ATGAGGTTTAAAACTATTACAATACTGGCTTTTGTAATTGGGTTTACAGGAGCAGCTTATTCTCAGGATTTAACTATTCCGTCCAAAAAATATGTAGACTCTGTAAAACTTGAAAATAGGGCTAAAAGGATAAATACGGATTTTCCTTTATCCGATCAGCAAAATAAAACAGGGTGGAAGAAGCTGGAAAAATTCTGCGATGAGTTTAATAATAAAAAATTGAATGAAAAAAGATGGTATCCAAATAATCCAGGCTGGAAAGGACGACAGCCAACCTATTTCCACGGATCGAATGTGAATTTGGAAAATGGAAATTTGGTGATTCGAGTTAATCAGCATGGAAATGAAAAGCTTCCCGAAGGATTTACCCATTCAACAGGATTTATAAAAAGTAAGCAGAAATTTTTGTATGGATATTTCGAGGCGGAAGCGAAATTGATGGATGCTCCCTGGGTTTCGGGATTTTGGATGACAAATGTGAGCCGCGACTGGTGGACAGAGATTGATATTTGTGAGAATGCTCCCGGATTGTATTACAATCGGCATGATCTTAATTCCAATATTCATGTGTTTCGTGCACCCAAAGATAAAGGTGATGTGAAAAAACATTTCTCAAGAACAAAAAAGTACTATTTTCCAAAAGAGTTACAAAAAGATTATCATACTTGGGGCCTGGAGTGGACTCCAGAGTATATTCGTTTTTATATCGATGGTATTTTGTTTCGTGAAGCCGAAAATACTCATTGGCATCAACCATTAGAGGTTAATTTTAATTGTGAATCGAACAAATGGTTTGGTGCATTGCCCGATAATAAGCGTTTGGATGGTAAATATAAAGTGAATTACTTTAGGGTTTGGAAAGAAAGTAAGTCCAAATAA
- a CDS encoding carboxypeptidase-like regulatory domain-containing protein: MRIKLGIIVFLMSLIFGNLQAQTHSLKGKVIAFKKYPVNNVEVSASKSKKKTLTDFQGNFTIEVKSKKDVLKFKVDGFVGQSIRIKGEQDTTINLLYIDNESSYYNVIKNKNMSEERLDYCIAKLMDENNNFDRMSSISQLIQYVYPSAKIESVNGVQTVYLTSRGPNSLTSGTEALIVVDGVITEDISGINPAQVKNVEVLIGNEAAEYGGRAANGVVIIQLKHY, encoded by the coding sequence ATGAGAATAAAACTTGGTATTATTGTGTTTTTAATGTCTTTGATATTTGGTAACCTGCAGGCTCAAACACATAGTCTAAAAGGAAAAGTAATTGCTTTTAAAAAGTATCCAGTAAATAATGTGGAAGTATCGGCTTCGAAAAGTAAAAAGAAAACACTTACCGATTTTCAAGGTAATTTTACAATAGAAGTAAAATCGAAAAAGGATGTTTTGAAATTTAAAGTTGATGGTTTTGTAGGACAATCTATTCGTATTAAAGGCGAACAGGATACAACGATTAATCTTCTTTATATCGATAACGAAAGCTCGTATTATAATGTGATTAAGAATAAAAATATGTCGGAAGAACGATTGGATTATTGTATCGCTAAGCTTATGGATGAGAACAATAATTTCGATAGGATGTCTTCTATTTCTCAGTTAATTCAATATGTATATCCATCGGCTAAAATTGAAAGTGTTAACGGTGTTCAAACTGTATATCTTACTTCTCGAGGACCAAATTCTCTAACTTCAGGAACAGAGGCTTTAATTGTTGTAGATGGAGTTATTACAGAAGATATTTCAGGCATAAATCCTGCGCAGGTAAAGAATGTTGAAGTTCTTATTGGGAATGAGGCTGCTGAATACGGAGGTAGAGCGGCAAATGGAGTAGTGATTATTCAACTAAAGCATTACTAA
- a CDS encoding sulfatase-like hydrolase/transferase → MNWRQCIIYSMAFTALVGVSTMVGAQQKVDFQKPNIVVVYVDDLGYGDLSCTGAKGVETPNVDKLAEGGILFTDAHCSAATCTPSRYSLLTGSYAFRKNAAVLKGDAPLLIEPGTPTLPSMLQKNGYKTAVIGKWHLGLGNGNVDWNGAVKPGPLEIGFDYSYLIPATGDRVPCVLVENHKVLGLDKNDPITVSYDGKVGTDPTGIENPDLLRYGADNQHGKTIVNDVSRIGYMTGGNAARWKDETIPYQMLSKARNFIDQNQNTPFFLYFAFHDIHVPRMPDLRFAGKSTMGVRGDAIAQMDYFTGQLVDYLKIKGVLNNTLIIFSSDNGPVLNDGYSDKAEELLGDHKPGGIYRGGKYSCYEAGTRVPTIAYWPNKIKKGQTSNALIGHVDIYASIAAMLNYDLKDGEAPDSFNHLDAYLGKDQKGRAELIEEAYALSIREGKWKYIEPSENKGEWIMDIKSIESGLSNKAQLYNLEEDPKEQNNLANTKPKLAKKLAEKIRKIREQSQSRK, encoded by the coding sequence ATGAACTGGAGACAATGCATAATATATTCTATGGCTTTTACAGCCTTAGTAGGTGTAAGTACAATGGTTGGAGCACAGCAAAAGGTCGATTTTCAAAAGCCTAATATTGTTGTGGTTTATGTTGATGATTTAGGATATGGCGATTTATCCTGTACTGGAGCTAAAGGAGTAGAAACACCTAATGTTGATAAGTTAGCAGAGGGTGGTATTTTGTTTACCGATGCTCACTGCTCGGCTGCTACTTGTACACCATCAAGATATTCATTGCTAACAGGAAGTTATGCATTCAGAAAAAATGCAGCTGTTCTTAAGGGCGATGCTCCTTTATTAATTGAACCAGGAACACCAACTCTTCCTTCAATGTTGCAAAAAAATGGTTACAAAACTGCAGTAATTGGGAAATGGCATTTGGGTTTAGGTAATGGTAATGTAGATTGGAATGGAGCTGTAAAGCCTGGTCCCTTAGAAATTGGTTTCGATTATTCTTATCTGATTCCGGCAACTGGGGATCGAGTGCCTTGTGTTTTGGTAGAAAATCATAAAGTACTTGGTCTTGATAAGAACGATCCAATAACAGTGAGTTACGATGGAAAAGTAGGAACAGATCCTACAGGAATAGAAAATCCGGATTTATTACGATATGGTGCCGATAATCAGCATGGAAAAACCATTGTTAATGATGTAAGCCGCATTGGATATATGACTGGAGGTAATGCTGCCCGCTGGAAAGATGAAACAATTCCTTACCAAATGCTTTCGAAAGCCAGAAATTTTATCGACCAAAATCAGAATACCCCATTTTTCTTGTATTTTGCTTTTCATGATATTCATGTTCCGCGAATGCCAGATTTACGTTTTGCAGGAAAAAGTACAATGGGAGTTCGTGGCGATGCCATTGCTCAAATGGATTATTTCACTGGGCAATTGGTCGATTATTTAAAAATTAAAGGAGTGTTAAATAATACTTTAATTATTTTTTCGTCGGATAATGGACCCGTTTTAAATGATGGATACTCAGATAAAGCAGAAGAATTATTAGGTGATCATAAACCCGGAGGAATTTATCGAGGTGGAAAATACTCTTGCTACGAAGCAGGAACTCGTGTGCCTACTATTGCATATTGGCCAAATAAAATTAAAAAAGGCCAAACCAGTAATGCCTTAATTGGGCATGTGGATATTTATGCTTCCATTGCTGCTATGTTAAATTACGATTTAAAAGATGGAGAAGCTCCCGATAGCTTTAATCATTTAGATGCTTATTTGGGTAAAGACCAAAAAGGTAGAGCCGAATTAATAGAAGAGGCTTATGCTTTATCTATTCGTGAAGGAAAGTGGAAATATATCGAGCCATCGGAAAATAAAGGCGAATGGATTATGGATATTAAGAGCATAGAAAGCGGATTGAGTAATAAAGCTCAACTGTATAATTTGGAAGAGGATCCTAAGGAACAAAATAACCTTGCCAACACAAAACCTAAATTGGCTAAAAAACTGGCTGAAAAGATCCGAAAAATAAGAGAACAATCGCAAAGTAGAAAATAG
- a CDS encoding DUF5060 domain-containing protein, whose amino-acid sequence MFTIKKFVFILLGLIYFNSIQAGIKTVKYSKKNTILKKWEVIDIAFKANPNNKNPFVVNFIAEFTDPNGKLVKVPGFYNGDKNWVIRFSASEAGNWSYRTSSEIKNLNGKKGKLIVSNETSRNHKGGVVLNPEKPKHFFYENGDHYFLTAFECDWLYALDYHNEKVLPKTEHLLNLLNENGFNQVVMNVFSYDVSWKKDEKLANNPEHEYGAPKDIFPFLGNNENPDYSSLNVDFFKKLDRTIALMHDKDIVAHLMIYVWNKLVAWPDMNSEADNMYYDYVVKRYGAFPNVMWDVSKEALYYGRADDNYILERIDRLRKGNAFKRLVTVHDYGFCKRHADSVDFISRQDWTYSLYSNMLNDHNKYKDKPVFNIEHGGYEDAPYEVFVGSYIDPEVCLKRNYQCLFAGVYSTYYWQAASWNVIIHNPYQQPEGFIKPKFEYFKHMTKLFSKFDFSEFKPAPWHNQAGYCLKSDTHYLFYVPKESYKFRAEFLFRECESISVQWMNTLSGEFSKVTKISKKQDFESPWYGKADAILIIEPINKKK is encoded by the coding sequence ATGTTTACGATTAAAAAATTTGTATTTATACTGTTAGGATTAATTTATTTTAATTCGATTCAGGCTGGGATAAAAACTGTAAAATATTCAAAGAAAAATACTATCCTGAAAAAATGGGAAGTTATTGATATTGCTTTTAAAGCGAATCCCAACAACAAAAATCCCTTTGTTGTTAATTTTATTGCAGAGTTTACCGATCCGAATGGTAAGCTAGTAAAAGTTCCGGGCTTTTATAATGGAGATAAAAATTGGGTGATTCGTTTTTCAGCATCTGAAGCTGGAAATTGGAGCTACCGTACTAGTTCCGAAATTAAAAACCTTAATGGCAAAAAAGGAAAATTAATTGTTAGCAACGAAACAAGCAGGAATCATAAAGGTGGAGTAGTGCTAAATCCTGAAAAGCCAAAGCATTTTTTTTACGAGAATGGCGATCATTATTTTCTAACAGCTTTCGAATGCGATTGGTTGTATGCTTTAGATTATCATAACGAAAAAGTCTTGCCAAAAACCGAACACTTATTAAATCTTCTGAATGAAAATGGTTTTAATCAAGTAGTAATGAATGTGTTTTCTTACGATGTTAGCTGGAAAAAAGATGAGAAGTTAGCAAATAATCCGGAACATGAATATGGTGCTCCTAAAGATATCTTCCCTTTTCTGGGCAATAACGAAAATCCTGATTATTCGAGTCTTAATGTTGATTTTTTTAAAAAACTAGACAGAACCATTGCTCTTATGCACGATAAGGATATTGTTGCTCATCTTATGATTTATGTATGGAACAAGCTGGTGGCATGGCCCGATATGAATTCCGAAGCCGACAACATGTATTACGATTATGTGGTAAAACGCTACGGAGCTTTTCCAAATGTAATGTGGGATGTTTCGAAAGAGGCACTTTACTATGGAAGAGCAGACGATAATTATATATTAGAGCGAATTGACAGATTGCGAAAAGGAAATGCTTTTAAGAGATTGGTAACGGTTCACGATTATGGTTTTTGTAAACGCCATGCCGATTCGGTCGATTTTATATCCCGACAAGACTGGACTTATTCTCTTTACAGCAATATGCTTAACGATCATAATAAGTACAAAGATAAACCTGTGTTTAATATAGAACATGGTGGATACGAAGATGCTCCTTATGAGGTGTTTGTGGGTAGTTATATCGATCCGGAAGTATGTTTAAAAAGAAACTATCAGTGTTTATTTGCTGGTGTTTATTCTACTTACTACTGGCAGGCTGCTAGCTGGAATGTGATAATTCATAATCCTTATCAGCAGCCCGAAGGTTTTATTAAACCTAAGTTTGAGTATTTTAAACACATGACTAAGTTGTTTTCAAAATTCGATTTTAGCGAGTTTAAGCCAGCACCTTGGCATAATCAGGCAGGATATTGTTTGAAAAGTGATACTCACTATTTATTTTATGTGCCTAAAGAGAGTTATAAGTTTCGTGCCGAATTTTTGTTTAGGGAGTGCGAATCTATATCTGTTCAATGGATGAATACCTTAAGCGGAGAATTTAGTAAAGTAACTAAAATTAGTAAAAAGCAAGATTTTGAATCGCCTTGGTATGGAAAAGCTGATGCAATATTAATTATCGAACCAATAAATAAAAAGAAGTAA